One Mycobacteriales bacterium genomic window carries:
- a CDS encoding ester cyclase, giving the protein MSNKDTIRRMFDEVINLGKIDMVDDLFHPDFRTVTPQGTFDREGFKGYVTAWRNGFADIHCEVGDLIEEGDRIAWSVRATGTHTGDFNGIPATGRSVDFASLNIAEFRGGLGYRHTVLMNDLAVMAQLGLLPEPPAA; this is encoded by the coding sequence ATGTCCAACAAGGACACCATCCGGCGCATGTTCGACGAGGTCATCAACCTCGGCAAGATCGACATGGTGGACGACCTGTTCCACCCGGACTTCCGGACGGTCACGCCGCAGGGGACGTTCGACCGCGAGGGGTTCAAGGGCTACGTCACGGCGTGGCGCAACGGCTTCGCGGACATCCACTGCGAGGTCGGCGACCTGATCGAGGAGGGCGACCGGATCGCCTGGTCGGTGCGCGCCACCGGCACCCACACCGGCGACTTCAACGGCATCCCCGCGACCGGGCGGAGCGTCGACTTCGCCAGCCTCAACATCGCGGAGTTCCGCGGCGGCCTCGGCTACCGGCACACGGTGCTGATGAACGACCTGGCGGTCATGGCGCAGCTCGGCCTGCTGCCGGAGCCGCCGGCCGCCTGA